A segment of the Rhizobium sp. ZPR4 genome:
TCGACGGAAAACGGCGCTTCGCCCTTCTTGTCCTTGGCAACCGGGATCTGGTGCTTCTCGGCGAATTCAAGCAGATCGGTACGGCTCTTGAACGACCAGTCGCGCCAGGGAGCGATGATCTTGATGTCCGGGTTCAGCGCGTAGGCCGAAAGCTCGAAACGTACCTGGTCGTTGCCCTTGCCGGTCGCGCCATGCGCGATGGCATCGGCGCCGGTCTTCTTGGCAATCTCGATGAGGTGCTTGGAGATCAGCGGACGGGCAATGGACGTGCCGAGCAGGTAGACACCTTCATAGACGGCATTGGCGCGGAACATCGGGAAGACGAAATCGCGCACGAATTCTTCGCGCACGTCCTCGATGTAGATTTCCTTGATGCCGAGCAGTTCGGCCTTCTTGCGCGCCGGCTCCAGCTCTTCGCCCTGGCCGAGATCGGCGGTGAAGGTGACGACTTCCGCGCCCAGCTCCGTCTGCAGCCACTTCAGGATAATCGAGGTGTCGAGACCGCCGGAATAGGCGAGAACGACTTTCTTCACGTCTTTATGTGATGCCATGATGATGAGGTCCGTTAGAGTGTGGGCTCGCGGAAAGTGCCGTAAACCCCGTATCGCGGCACTTTTAGCGAGATTATCGCAACGCGCAAGGGAAAGTGCGGCCATTGACGTCCTCGACAATGGCGCTCCGTCACTCGAAAAGATCGCGTTCGCCGCGAAAGACCTGCATCAGAAAATCGACGACCGTTACGATCGCAAGATCCTTGCTGTCGTGCCGCCGCGTCACCAGCCACAGCTCCCGCGATGGCGGCAGCTCATGGCTTTGGAGGCAGGGACTGAGATTGTCATCCGCCCGCCCGATGAAATGCGGTAGCAGGGCAACGCCTGCATCGGCCTTCGCCGCCGCTGCCTGCGCAAACTGATTGCTCGTTCGAAATGCCGTGCGTGCCTCCGGGAAGCGTCGAGCAAGCCAGATCGCTTCCGGCAGGTGGGCATTGGCCTCATCGAATCCCACGAAAACAGGCGCAACACCGTTCTCAAGCCAATGGCACCACTCGGAAGAGGCGTAAAATCCAAATCCGAAATTCACGAGACGTTTGGCGACCACATCGCCGTCCTGCGGACGCCCCAGGCGCAACGCAATGTCGGCCTCCCGCCGTTCGAGGCTCACGAGGCGAACGTCGGTGGCGACTTCGATATCGAGGCCGGAATGCCGCGCAGCAAGCCTTGCGAGCCGCTCGACAAGAAAGCTCTGTGCCAAGCCCGGCGTCGCACTGAGCCGCACCACTCCCCTTGGGCTTTCATCCGCCCCACCTCGGCGCAATGTGGCAGCTGCCGTCTCCATGTCGCTAGCTGCCTGAAGCGCCCGATTGCCGGCAAGGGTCAGTACATAACCATCCGGCCGCCGTTCGACGAGCCGTTCGCCTAGCGTCCGCTCCAGCGACGCAATTCGCCGCGCGATGGTCGCATGGTTGACGGAAAGCGCCCGCGCCGCCGCCGACAGGCTGCCGTGACGGGCAAGCGCGATGAAAATACGGATATCCTCCCAATCGGGAGCTGTGCGAATTTGATCAGCCATTGAGAGAGTTTAGTGAATTTTATCACAGGGCGCGAGCGGCTAGTCTCGATCTTAGAAAAATTCGCAAGGAGATCTGCCATGCTCACATCCAGTGCCACGATCACCCTGATCGGCGGCCCGACCGCGCTCATCGAAATCGACGGTTTTCGCCTGTTGACCGATCCGACCTTCGATCCGCCAGGTCTTTATCAAACGGCGCCGGTTCGGTTCGAAAAGACGTCCGGTCCCGCTCTTTCCGTGGAAGAGATCGGCCCGATCGATGCCGTGCTGCTGAGCCACGATCACCATTTCGACAATCTCGACAATGCGGGACGGGCAATGCTTCCGGCCGCCGGCATAAGCTACACAACAAACGCGGGGGCTGCACGCCTTGGCGGCAACGCGATCGGGCTTGCCCCATTGGAGACCCGCATTCTGGAGGGTAAGGATGGGAAGCGGCTGTTTGTGACGGCAACTCCGGCACGGCATGGTCCGGTCGGTATCGAACCGCTTTCCGGCGATGTCGTCGGCTTTCTATTGGGAGAGAACGAACCGGGCGACGCGATCTACATCACCGGCGACACGGTTTGGTATGAGGGAACGGCGGAGGTCGCACGCCGTTTCTCGCCCAAGGTCGTGATGCTTTTCACGGGCGCGGCGGAGCCGAGAGGGCGTTTTCACATGACGATGGGCAGCAATGACGCATTGGAAGCCGCGCACGCGTTTACCAACGCCGCAATCGTCGCCATTCACAATGAAGGGTGGGTACATTTCAAGGAAAGCCCCGAGCAACTCGCCGCCGCCTTCGCCACGCTCGGCGCGGCGTCCCGATTGAGCAATCTCGAAAGGGGTAAGCCAACCCTGTTTGAATGGTAGGCCGGTTTGACTTGGTTCGCGAAAGAGCCATATTCGGCCGCGATCGAACCATGCCCAGGGAGGGCCTCGCCGTGACCGATATTCAAGACATTTTCAAGAAATCCAATGTTGCCGTCATCACCGGAGGCGCTTCGGGCATCGGCTTCGCCGCAGCGAAATATTTCGCCTCGCTCGGCATGAGCGTCGTCGTTGCCGATCTCGGCGGCGACCGGCTGGCGCAGGCAAGCGCCGAACTCAAGACGATCGCGGGCGAAGAGCATGTCATGGCAATCGAGACCGATGTCGCCAGCAAGGATGCCCTGGAAGCTCTTGAGCGCGCCGTCCTGCAGCGCTTCGGCCGCGTGCATGTGCTGATGAACAATGCCGGCATCGGCCCGGAAACCTCGATCTTCAGCGCCCAGGCGGGATGGGATGCGATCCTCGGCGTCAACCTGCTCGGCGTCATCAACGGCACGCGCGTCTTCGGACCCGGCATGCTGGCGCATGGTGAACCGGGCATCATCATCAATACCGGCTCGAAGCAGGGCATCACCACCCCGCCGGGCAACCCCGCCTATAATGTCTCGAAGGCCGGCGTGAAGGTCTTTACCGAAGCGCTGCAACACGAACTCCGCAATACGGAAGGCGCGAAGATTTCGGCTCACCTCCTCATCCCCGGCTTCGTCTTTACCGGCCTGACCAAAGGCGAGCGCAAGGAAAAGCCGGCCGGCGCCTGGACGCCGGAGCAGACGGTCGATTTCATGGTGGAGAGCCTGAGGCGCGGCGATTTCTACATTCTTTGCCCCGATAATGACGTGGCCAGGCCGATCGACGAGCGCCGCATGCTCTGGGCCGCCGGCGATATCGTCGAGAACCGGCCGCCGCTGTCACGCTGGCACCCCGACCATGCCGATCAATTCAAGGCCTTCCTCGAAAAGAAGGATTGATTTGCAATCAACCGAAAGCCGGATAAGAACGGACAGCCCCTTATCCGGCTTTCGGAGCATTCTCGTGGATTTCATACCCAGCCTGCCGACCCTTCTTGCCTTTTCCGCAGCGAGCCTGCTGCTGGCGATGACACCAGGCCCAGACATGACGCTGTCGATCAGCCGCGCGCTGGCGCAGGGCAAGAAAGCAGCGCTGTTCGTCGTGCTCGGCACCACGCTCGGCGTCGTGGTCCATACCTGCCTGGTAGCTTTCGGCATTTCCGCGCTGATTACGGCCTCACCCGTCGCCTTCACCGTCCTGAAGACCGGCGGTGCCGCCTATCTGCTCTGGCTGGCAATCCAGGCGATCCGCTTCGGCTCCAGCCTGTCGGTCAAGAAGGTCGACGCCGTCAACGGAACGCCATTCGCCAACATTTCGAACGGCTTCTGGGTCAATCTCCTGAACCCCAAGGTCATCATCTTCTTCATGACCTTCCTGCCGCAATTCGTGACCGCCGGCGACCCCGCCGTCACGCATAAGCTGCTCTTCCTCGGCTTCTTCTTCATCGCCATCGGCATGCCGGTCAACACGCTGGTCGTTCTCGCCGCCGACGGTCTGTCGTCGTGGCTGCAGAGGAACCGCGGCGTGATGCGCGGCCTCGACTACGCCTTTGCCGGCGTCTTTTCGATTTTCGCGGTGAAAATCTTCTTCACTCAGGCTCGTTGATGATCGGATAGCGGCCGGCGATCAACCAGTAAACGGTGGCGCAGGCAGCCCCTAGGAAGGCGAAGCAGACTGCAATCGTGATCAGATTGAGGGTCTGCGGCTTTTCCATGGCGCCGGAAATCAATATGGACGCCACTGCCGACAACACCGAGCCATAGATCGCATACCCGAACCAGCGGCGGACCCCACGCCATTCCATGATGGGAATGACGACGAGAGATGGCAGAATGCTGACGATCATTGCAGCCTTGGTCATCTCGAAGGTCAGCGCCAGAAGCTCCGGCGCCCCGCTCCCCGGTAGGGTGTAGGCGGCAACGCAGGCGAGCACGAAGCCCATCAGGGCGCAAGCGGCGAGATAGCCCCACAAGAGGCGTATCGGCTTGCGCAGTCCAAGGAGCATCGATCTCAATCCTCGCCGTGATTGGCGATCATCATCGCTTCGAAGGCCAATCGCTCCGTCTTGCGCATGCGCTCGGATTCCGACTTCAGCTGACCGCAAGCGGCGAGAATATCGCGGCCGCGCGGCGTGCGGATCGGCGAGGCATAGCCGGCCGAATTGATGAAATCGGCGAACTTCTCGATCTGCTCCCAGTCGGAACACTGGTAGTTCGTGCCGGGCCAGGGATTGAAGGGGATCAGGTTGATCTTGGCCGGAATGCCCTTCAGCAGTTGGATCAGCCCCTTCGCATCCTCAAGGCTGTCATTGACGCCCTTCAGCATCACATATTCGAAGGTGATGCGGCGCGCGTTGGAAAGGCCGGGATAGGCGCGGCAGGCGTCCATCAGCTCCTTCAGCGGATACTTCTTGTTGATCGGCACCAGCATGTCGCGCAGATCATCGCGCACCGCATGCAGCGAGATCGCCAGCATGACACCGATCTCGTCGCCGGTGCGGTAGATTTCCGGCACGACGCCCGAGGTTGAAAGGGTGATGCGCCGCTTCGAAAGAGAAAGGCCGTCGCCGTCGGATGCGATGAGCAGCGCCGTCTTGACGCTATCAAAATTATAGAGCGGCTCGCCCATGCCCATCATGACGATATTGCTGACCTTGCGTCCCTCAGCCGGCATGATCGTGCCCTGCGGCGCCTCGCGATCCGGAAAATCGCCGAGCCGGTCGCGCGCCAAGAGCAGCTGCGACAGGATTTCTTCCGCCGTCAGGTTGCGCACCAGACGCTGCGTGCCGGTGTGACAGAAGGAACAGGTGAGCGAGCAGCCGACCTGGCTGGAAATGCAGAGCGTGCCACGCCCCTCTTCCGGGATGTAGACGGCCTCGATCTCGACCGGACGGCCGGCGCCCCGCGGCGGGAAGCGCAGCAGCCATTTGCGGGTGCCGTCATTGGAGACCTGCTCCTCGACGATCTCGGGACGCGCGATAGTGAAATGCGTCTTCAGCATCTCGCGCATATCCTTCGATACGTTCGCCATGGCATCGAAATCGGAGACGCCGCGCACGTAGATCCAGTTCCAGAGCTGGCTGACGCGCATCTTGATCTGCTTGTCGGCAACGCCCTTTTCCCTGAGCGCGGCACCCATCTCTTCGCGCGTCAGGCCGATCAGCGACGGCTTGGGCGAAAGTTCGACCGGCTGCGACACGGGCATCGGCTTAAGCCTGGTAGGGGTTATGACATCGGTGGCGGACATAGGATCGTTCCAACGGTTCACATCGGCGATGCCGCAAAAGCTGACGAAAGCTGCGGATGCGGGCAAGGCACGGAAATCTGAAGATTCATGCGGTGGCGGGACAAGCTGTCTGCCGCGCACCTATCGTTGGCGCGGCCTTTAGCATTAATTTCCGCTCGCGTCATCCCTTTCCCTCGAAAGCAAAGGCTGGCCCTCAAAAGCGAAGGCCGGCCCTCAAAAGCGAAAGGCCGGTCGACATGACCGGCCTTGTTCATTGCGGTCGCGGCAACGGGAGGATCACATTACCGTGATCCCTCGGCCCTCGATCTTATTTGCAGTTTTCGATCTGCTTCAGCGCAGCGCTGACACCCTTCAGCGAATAGGTGTAGGAGGTGGCGGTGCCCTTCTTCGAAGTTGCCGAAACCTTCAGCGAATGGCCCGATTTCAGCGCGGCGACCAGCGCCGGCTCCTGCGCGGCATTCTCGACCCATGCGGCCTTGTCCTTGGTGAACATCACGAAGGTCTTGTTGTCGATGACGACGTTGACCTTGGAGTTGTCCTTGAGGGGATAGCCCATCATCGCCTGCGGCTCGTAGGAGATGTTCTGGCCCGGACGCTGCGACACGATGAAGAAATTGTCGCCGTGGTCGATGCCCGTCGTCGGCGCCTTGGCCGTCGGCACGGAAAGAACGTAACATACCTTGCCGCCAGCGGACTGGTAAGAATACGCGCCCCAGGCGTCGAACTGCTGAATGCGCGTGGGAGCTGCCGGCGCCGCCGCTGCTGCGGCCGGTGCCTGCTGCGTCTGCTTCTGCTTCTTGGTCTGCGCGGACGCGATGCCGGTTCCGGCCAGAACGAGCGAGAGGGCGATTGCGAAGCTTTTTACAAACATGGTTTCCTGCCGATTTCTTGCGGTCCAGAGCTCATGGCGATTCGATTGACGCACGCCTATGCTCGTGAGCTGCCTTATTTTGACTTTATTCAGGTTACCAAACCGTCAACGGAGCGCTGCCCGCCACTGGCTCCGTGCCATTTCAACCCAGGTATCGCACTAAGCTTGAAAGGCACCAGAAGGAATTGGAAAACCCGGATGGTTGAGTACCACCCAACGGATTCGATTTAAGACAGAAAGATTCAGGCAAGAATTTGACCTCGCTAAAATCAGGGAGGCCTCATAAATCTCTGGAAAGCCGAGAGGATTCAGATCAGCCTCCGAAATGGGCGTTATGCCGTCTTCAAGGTCTCTGGCTCGTTCTCCAAAGCCCGGTCAGCTGCGTCATAATGCTCCTGCCGGATATGGCCCCGGATCATGCTGAAGGCGAGCGTCAGCACCGCGACGTCATCCGAATAGCCGATGACGGCAAAAAAATCGGGAATGATGTCGATGGGCATGACGAAATAGCCGAGTGCGGCCAGCAATATGCCGCGAACGCGGGTCGGCGTCTGCGGGTCGAGCGCGCAATAGAAGGCAGCAACGACGTCACGCGAGAACGGGATATGGCGAGCCGCCTTCCGCAAGGTCGGCCAGAATTTTCTGCGCACCGATTTCTCCTGCTCTTTTTGGGTCTCTTCGTCACCAGGCATCAGGATTTCCCCGTACTTGATGTCATCCATTCCATTCACCTCTAGCAAGGCCCGGCGCCCGGGCCGTGTAAACATATGGTGATCGCTCCTGGCGATTCAATCGATCCGGCGGGCAGCCGCCTTTTCCATCGCCTTGGCGAGCTTGACGTCATGGTCGGTCAGGCCGCCGGCATCATGCGTCGTCAGCTTCACCTCGACACGGGAATAGACGTTGAACCATTCCGGATGATGGTTGAATTTTTCGGCGGCAAGGGCAGCTTCCGTCATGAAGCCGAAAGCTTCGACGAAGTTGCGGAACTTGAAGGTCTTCGAAATCGAAAGCCCGTCGGCCGCAAGCGCCCAGCCGGCAAGCTCCGCAAGATTTTCATCGATTGCCGCACGGTCCAGCTTTTCGTATTTCATGGCAAGTCACTCCTCTCGAGCGCGGTTCAACTCTTCACGGAATCTCCGAACCGCTCTACTTTGTTATTCTCACGCAATTCCGAACAGAAAACCGCTTTGCACTTTTCCTGGAATTACTCTCTAGCGGTGAAACGATAGCATGGATCGTCACAGGGTTCTTTTCGTCTGCGCCGGCAATATCTGCCGGTCGCCCGTCGCCGAGGGCATATTCAGGCATCTGGCGGGCGAGGCGGGCCGTGCCGACGAATTCGAAATCGATTCGGCCGGCACCGGCGGCTGGCATCAGGGAGAACGCCCGGATCGCCGCTCGATCGCGGTCGCGGCCGGTCATGGGATCGATATTTCGGGCCAGCGTGCCCGGCGCATAGAACCCGCCGATTTTGGCAGGTTCGATCTGATCCTGGCAATGGATCAAGACAATTTGAAGAACTTGCGCAAGGCAGCACCCGCCGATGCCCTCGGCAAGCTGCATCTCTTCAATACCCTAGCGCTCGGAAGCAACAAAGACATCCCCGACCCCTATTACGGAGACCGCGAGGATTTCGAAGCTGTCTATACCATGCTCTTGGCAGGCTGCAGCGCGCTGTTACCCAAGGCCGGGAAGGTGCCGCGGGGTTCGTGAAGCGGGAATATCTCTTCGGTGAGATAAGGACCGCCACCGACCGATTCGCGGGATGACAGAAGCACGAAGCGCCCGACCGTGAACGGCTGAGTGTAGAAATTGCCGCGACCGGAGAGATAGTGCACGACGTCGTCGACCCGCGAGGACTTCAACCTGGCAAGCGTGACATGTGGCGTGAACTTGCGGGGATCCGGCTGCAGACCGATGCGCTGGCAGATGCGCTCGATCTCGCCCTGCAGGGCGAACATATCAGGCGTCTGCGAGACCCCGGCCCAAACCGAATGCGGTTTCTTGGAGCCGAAGGAACCGATGCCCTCCAGCCGAAGCTGGAATTCAGGTCGATCTATCCGGTCCAGACGGTCGACGATCTCATCCGCCGTGCGGCCATCGACATCGCCGATGAAGCGCAAGGTAATGTGATAATTTTCAACGTCGATCCACCTGGCTCCCGGGAGACCACCGCGCAACAATGACAGGCTCATGGCCGCATTGCGCGGAATTTCGAGGGCGGTAAAAAGTCTCGGCATGACGAGCACTCCCCGAATCTCTTGCAGGTATAGGTAGGGAATCACGCATTTGCAGTCGGTGCAAGCATCTATTTCGCACCTGCGTCAATCATCCCTACAAAACTCATAACATCAGGCAACATATGCTCGACCATGACATCGACCCCCTTGGGGTTAGGATGCATCCCGTCCGAGAGCTGCAAATCCGCATGTGTTGCAACACCGTCGAGGAAGAATGGATAGAGCGCGAGCTGGTACTTGTCGGCCAGACGCTTGTAGATCGGGTTGAATTTATCGGCATAGTCGGCACCCATGTTCGGCGGCGCCAGCATACCGACGAGAAGGATCGAGATCTTTCTGTCCTTCAACCGCTCGATCATCGTCTCCAGGTTCTTTTCCGTCTGTTCCGGCGGAATGCCGCGCAGCGCGTCGTTGGCGCCAAGTTCCAGGATCACGCCATCCGTGCCATCTGGCACCGACCAGTCGATGCGCGAGAGACCGCCCGAGGTCGTATCGCCGGAAACGCCAGCATCGGCGACGGCGATATCGAGCCCCTTGGCCTTCAGCGCCGCCTCAAGCTTGGCGGGAAAGCCATCGCCGGGCGACAGCTGATAGCCCGCCATCAGGCTGTCGCCGAAGCCGACCAGCTGGATCGTCCGCGCATCGGCAGCATGAACCGCGCCAAACAAAAGACCGAAAGTGATGACAGCGAATTGAAGCGCAGCAACTTTAAATCCCATGATCCATTCCCTAAATTCGCTGCTCGGGCCAGTCGCGCCCGCCATTGTCTCTGATGTTCTCTGATATATAGGGCGTTCGCATTGGCAAAAACCATCATTGAGCTGAAGAAGGCGGATTTGACGCTCGGCAACGCCGCCGCATCGGTCCATGTGCTGAAGGGCATCGATCTCACCGTCATAGAGGGTGAGGCCGTCGGTATCGTCGGCCCGTCCGGCTCCGGCAAGTCCACGCTGCTGATGGTGCTGGCCGGCCTCGAAAAGCTCGACAGCGGCGAACTTCTGATCCGCGACACGCCGCTGCACAGCCTGAGCGAAGATCGCATTGCCGATTTCCGCGGCCGCAACATCGGCATCGTCTTCCAGTCCTTCCACCTGATCGCCAATATGACAGCGCTGGAAAACGTCGCCGTGCCGCTGGAGCTTGCCAATGTCCGCGATGCCTTCGACATCGCGCGGCGTGAGCTGGAAGCGGTGGGACTTGGCGAAAGGCTCAATCACTATCCCGGGCAGCTCTCCGGCGGCGAGCAGCAGCGCGTGGCGATCGCCCGCGCACTGGCGCCCTCACCGGCCGTTCTGATCGCCGACGAACCCACGGGCAACCTCGACACCGATACCGGCCGGCAGATCGCCGACCTGCTCTTTGCCCAGCAGGCCGAGCGCGGCACGACCATGCTGCTCGTCACCCACGATCCCGCCCTTGCCGCCCGCTGCTCACGCCAGATCCGCGTCCGCTCCGGCGAGATCGAGAACGACAGCGCCCGCACCCGCACCAGCCAGGCGGCGATTGCATGAGCGCGGCGACATTGCGCCTGCCGCTCGCCTTCCGCCTTGCCCTGCGCGAGTTGCGCGGCGGCCTTGGCGGCTTCTACATCTTCCTCGCCTGCATCGCACTCGGCACCGGCGCGATCGCCGCCGTCAATTCCGTTTCCCGCTCGATCACCGACGCGATCTCGACGCAGGGACAGTCATTGCTGTCAGGCGACGTTCGCTTCGAGCTGCGCAATCGCGAGGCGACGCCGGAGGAGCTGGCCTATCTTCAGGGCCTCGGCAAGCTGTCTCGCTCCACCAATCTGCGCTCCATGTCCCGCCTGCCCGATGGCTCCGATCAGGCACTGGTCGAGGTCAAGGCGGTCGATGACGCCTATCCGCTCTACGGCACCTTCGAGGCCGACCCGAATGAACCGCTCTCGACCCTGCTGGCCGTCAAGGACGGCACCTATGGTGCGGTCGTCGCGCCCTTGCTGCTTGAACGCCTGAACCTGAAGGTTGGCAGCGATCTGCTGCTGGGCAACGCCAAACTGCGCATTACCGGCACCATCACCACTGAGCCGGATGCCGTCTCCGAAGGCTTCGGCTTTGCGCCACGCCTGCTCACCAGCCGGGATGCTCTGACCGCCTCCGGCCTGATTGCGACCGGCAGCCTGGTCGAGCAGGCCTATCGAATTCGCATGGATGATCCGGCCGCCGGCCTGCGCAACATCGGCGACCGCGCCAATGCCGCTTTCCCGCAGGCAGGCTGGTCTATCCGCAGCAGCGACCGCGCCGCGCCGCAGCTTGCCGACAATGTCACCCGCTTCTCGCAGTTCCTGACGCTGGTGGGATTGGCCGCCCTGATCGTCGGCGGCGTCGGCGTTGCCAATGCCGTGCGCGCCTTCCTCGATTCCAAGCGCACGACCATCGCCACCTTCAAATGCCTGGGCGCGCCGGCTTTCGTCGTCGTGCTGATCTATCTGATCCAGATCGCCGTCATCGCGCTCGCGGGCATCATCGTCGGCCTCGTACTCGGCGCCATCGCACCGATGATCGCTTCACAATTCATGGCGGAATTCCTGCCGATTTCCACCGCGCCGCGGCTCTATCCCGGCGCGCTGACGCTGGCTGCGCTCTTCGGCCTTCTGACGACGCTGGCCTTTGCCATTCCGCCACTCGGCCATGCCCGCGAAGTGCCGGCAACGGCGCTGTTCCGCGAGCAGGGCTTCGAGGCGCGCCGCCTGCCCAGCTGGCCCTATCTGCTGGCGGCAGGCGTGCTGATGGCAGCACTTGCGGCTCTGGCGATCGTCACCGCCTATGACCGCTTCATCGCGGTCGTCTTCGTCGTGTCGATCGCCGGGGCTTTCGTCATACTGCGTGTCGTTGCCGCGCTGCTCTCCT
Coding sequences within it:
- the rlmN gene encoding 23S rRNA (adenine(2503)-C(2))-methyltransferase RlmN is translated as MSATDVITPTRLKPMPVSQPVELSPKPSLIGLTREEMGAALREKGVADKQIKMRVSQLWNWIYVRGVSDFDAMANVSKDMREMLKTHFTIARPEIVEEQVSNDGTRKWLLRFPPRGAGRPVEIEAVYIPEEGRGTLCISSQVGCSLTCSFCHTGTQRLVRNLTAEEILSQLLLARDRLGDFPDREAPQGTIMPAEGRKVSNIVMMGMGEPLYNFDSVKTALLIASDGDGLSLSKRRITLSTSGVVPEIYRTGDEIGVMLAISLHAVRDDLRDMLVPINKKYPLKELMDACRAYPGLSNARRITFEYVMLKGVNDSLEDAKGLIQLLKGIPAKINLIPFNPWPGTNYQCSDWEQIEKFADFINSAGYASPIRTPRGRDILAACGQLKSESERMRKTERLAFEAMMIANHGED
- the thpR gene encoding RNA 2',3'-cyclic phosphodiesterase, with the protein product MPRLFTALEIPRNAAMSLSLLRGGLPGARWIDVENYHITLRFIGDVDGRTADEIVDRLDRIDRPEFQLRLEGIGSFGSKKPHSVWAGVSQTPDMFALQGEIERICQRIGLQPDPRKFTPHVTLARLKSSRVDDVVHYLSGRGNFYTQPFTVGRFVLLSSRESVGGGPYLTEEIFPLHEPRGTFPALGNSALQPAKSMV
- a CDS encoding YkvA family protein, whose protein sequence is MDDIKYGEILMPGDEETQKEQEKSVRRKFWPTLRKAARHIPFSRDVVAAFYCALDPQTPTRVRGILLAALGYFVMPIDIIPDFFAVIGYSDDVAVLTLAFSMIRGHIRQEHYDAADRALENEPETLKTA
- a CDS encoding LysE family translocator, with the translated sequence MDFIPSLPTLLAFSAASLLLAMTPGPDMTLSISRALAQGKKAALFVVLGTTLGVVVHTCLVAFGISALITASPVAFTVLKTGGAAYLLWLAIQAIRFGSSLSVKKVDAVNGTPFANISNGFWVNLLNPKVIIFFMTFLPQFVTAGDPAVTHKLLFLGFFFIAIGMPVNTLVVLAADGLSSWLQRNRGVMRGLDYAFAGVFSIFAVKIFFTQAR
- a CDS encoding ABC transporter ATP-binding protein; this translates as MAKTIIELKKADLTLGNAAASVHVLKGIDLTVIEGEAVGIVGPSGSGKSTLLMVLAGLEKLDSGELLIRDTPLHSLSEDRIADFRGRNIGIVFQSFHLIANMTALENVAVPLELANVRDAFDIARRELEAVGLGERLNHYPGQLSGGEQQRVAIARALAPSPAVLIADEPTGNLDTDTGRQIADLLFAQQAERGTTMLLVTHDPALAARCSRQIRVRSGEIENDSARTRTSQAAIA
- a CDS encoding arylesterase, which translates into the protein MGFKVAALQFAVITFGLLFGAVHAADARTIQLVGFGDSLMAGYQLSPGDGFPAKLEAALKAKGLDIAVADAGVSGDTTSGGLSRIDWSVPDGTDGVILELGANDALRGIPPEQTEKNLETMIERLKDRKISILLVGMLAPPNMGADYADKFNPIYKRLADKYQLALYPFFLDGVATHADLQLSDGMHPNPKGVDVMVEHMLPDVMSFVGMIDAGAK
- a CDS encoding low molecular weight protein-tyrosine-phosphatase; the encoded protein is MDRHRVLFVCAGNICRSPVAEGIFRHLAGEAGRADEFEIDSAGTGGWHQGERPDRRSIAVAAGHGIDISGQRARRIEPADFGRFDLILAMDQDNLKNLRKAAPADALGKLHLFNTLALGSNKDIPDPYYGDREDFEAVYTMLLAGCSALLPKAGKVPRGS
- a CDS encoding invasion associated locus B family protein; the protein is MFVKSFAIALSLVLAGTGIASAQTKKQKQTQQAPAAAAAAPAAPTRIQQFDAWGAYSYQSAGGKVCYVLSVPTAKAPTTGIDHGDNFFIVSQRPGQNISYEPQAMMGYPLKDNSKVNVVIDNKTFVMFTKDKAAWVENAAQEPALVAALKSGHSLKVSATSKKGTATSYTYSLKGVSAALKQIENCK
- a CDS encoding LysR family transcriptional regulator, with the translated sequence MADQIRTAPDWEDIRIFIALARHGSLSAAARALSVNHATIARRIASLERTLGERLVERRPDGYVLTLAGNRALQAASDMETAAATLRRGGADESPRGVVRLSATPGLAQSFLVERLARLAARHSGLDIEVATDVRLVSLERREADIALRLGRPQDGDVVAKRLVNFGFGFYASSEWCHWLENGVAPVFVGFDEANAHLPEAIWLARRFPEARTAFRTSNQFAQAAAAKADAGVALLPHFIGRADDNLSPCLQSHELPPSRELWLVTRRHDSKDLAIVTVVDFLMQVFRGERDLFE
- a CDS encoding SDR family NAD(P)-dependent oxidoreductase, whose product is MTDIQDIFKKSNVAVITGGASGIGFAAAKYFASLGMSVVVADLGGDRLAQASAELKTIAGEEHVMAIETDVASKDALEALERAVLQRFGRVHVLMNNAGIGPETSIFSAQAGWDAILGVNLLGVINGTRVFGPGMLAHGEPGIIINTGSKQGITTPPGNPAYNVSKAGVKVFTEALQHELRNTEGAKISAHLLIPGFVFTGLTKGERKEKPAGAWTPEQTVDFMVESLRRGDFYILCPDNDVARPIDERRMLWAAGDIVENRPPLSRWHPDHADQFKAFLEKKD
- a CDS encoding 4a-hydroxytetrahydrobiopterin dehydratase — translated: MKYEKLDRAAIDENLAELAGWALAADGLSISKTFKFRNFVEAFGFMTEAALAAEKFNHHPEWFNVYSRVEVKLTTHDAGGLTDHDVKLAKAMEKAAARRID
- a CDS encoding MBL fold metallo-hydrolase, giving the protein MLTSSATITLIGGPTALIEIDGFRLLTDPTFDPPGLYQTAPVRFEKTSGPALSVEEIGPIDAVLLSHDHHFDNLDNAGRAMLPAAGISYTTNAGAARLGGNAIGLAPLETRILEGKDGKRLFVTATPARHGPVGIEPLSGDVVGFLLGENEPGDAIYITGDTVWYEGTAEVARRFSPKVVMLFTGAAEPRGRFHMTMGSNDALEAAHAFTNAAIVAIHNEGWVHFKESPEQLAAAFATLGAASRLSNLERGKPTLFEW